The region CATGCATAACCACTTAGTTTCGGATAAACTGTTCTGCCCTGTGAAAATAAATAGATACGTAATATAGTGTCTGTTAATGATATACGGCCCCGGGATATGGCCCTCAAATTGAGACGATTTTGGATCGATTTTGGAAGACAACAAAAAACCGACAGTTTCTCAGAAAATTCGAGTCTCTTTACGAAGTTGACCCTGTGGAGACCCAACATAATTATGACCTTCTCACTCATAGTAATACTTACTGCTGCAGCGAGGAACAGCATATGATGGGACAAATCTTTTCAGTTTACGACCTTCGAACCATAAGGATATAGAAAACATAAACCAACTATTTAGAAGAAGGAAAAACATTGGATCCGCATTTAATGTGGCAAACAAATACCCCAACAACATAACTCCGTAAACTACATGCTTTCCCTCAGGGGCGTACCAAGAACAtccggggcccatggacaaggagcagtacgagCCCTTTTAAtcagggcgggatttaccttatgggggccctgagccaggccaaaatttggagactcgaactcacgtgccgaggaaggcatgtgcactcaagtcagtggccaggttttggtttacgtataatatagagcGAACtaccatattttgttccgatgttactaggacatttgcgcgaaaTCACGCGAAAAAATTCactttcagactattttagccccagatcaacatgaactTTACAATTTGAATGCATATTGAGgatattatgttaaatgttgatgtTACAGTCTTGTCTATAATCACTTGCAACTGATGAGCTTATGAGTAGCAATAATATTGCACTGGTttgtgatacagcctgtataaccTATGGATAAATTTTTTATATATCAGCTCACCTGTTCATCTCTCAACGGAGTCATATCCAAGTTAGTCGCTAACTTGTGAATTCTTGACGTAACATTTACCACTCGGCTTTGGTCGCTTGCTTTCAATACGTCTAATAACAACATTGTAagcaaaaaatgaccaaaattattTGTCCCAAAAACAATATCGTGGCCTTCCGACGTTCTTTCTCCCGGTTTCCCCGAAACGATGCCTGCGTAAACAAAGTGAAAAGAAGTTGAATGCTAGAGGTGTTGTTTAATGAATGGATTTCTATTTGCAATGCTTGAATGATGTGCAATTATTCACTGAGCACAGTGCATTAGCCAAGATAATCGCACGAGACCGTGTAAAGTGAGATTAACTTGACGAATGCACCATTGCGAAGTAATTATCCATCATACGTTCTGAGTACATCAGTTATAATATAACAATAAAACAATAggtgattaagggatctaaaatgagcgtttattgcgtttcgacagtattttttgtgggacatgagagcacctcagacctatcgaattgcattctgaatacgaagcatgtctttctgatatcaaataatttttgaaaatcacaatataatacaaattttatgacaaattataaaaatttgatatttttcaaattttgatatataacagtcctcgaagtaaattatataaatctaatgatatattttaaagtgtatgtagcaggaggaaaagccgacagtcaattgaaaattttgacctttcatattgaagatatggattttttcccaaaacgaccttttttttttgtgttttgggaaaaaaaatccatatcttcaatacgaaaggtcaaaattttcaattgatcgtcggcttttcatcccacctacatacactttaagtataaatcatcagatttataaagtttacttcaattactgttaaatatcaaaaatatcaatttttaatgatttgccataaaatgtgtattaaattgcgaatttcaaaaagtcaaaattatttgatatcagaatgacattgttcgtattcagaatgcaattcgatatgtctgatgtgctctaatgtcccaaaataaatactgtccaaacgttcataccccatcccttaattgatgcattaattattttaaatacaaACGCTACAATTCAGTGACCTTTTTTGAATCAAGGTTAGGTTATACTAATAACTTGTAGGAAAATCATTCACTATACATGAGTTAACTATAGGTCTATCAATGGCATTATGTTTTGATTTCCCTCTTGATATCAACAAACATGATTTATAATGTAGTATCAAAAATAGGGCTATTGTAGTTTTTACCTGCATTGTTGATCAGAATGTCAAGCCTTTCATGTTCCTGAACAAATGACTCGGCGAATGCTCGAACAGACGACATACTAGAGAGATCTAGAGGCCTATAGTACACCTTGAAATTACCAGAAAATTGTCTGATGTCATTCACCGCCGCCTCTGCTTTCTGAGGATTTCGGCATCCGATAATAACACTTGCTCCACGACGAGCTAGATCTATTGCTGCCTGCTTGCCAATGCCAGCGTTACCACCTGTATTTAGTGATGAATATTGTAAAGTTATGacgaatataatatatatatatatgacccCCGGGTGGTTCTTCCTGTTTGAAAGTATACGggaatgtgccacggttttggggtacattTTCAGCTAGTTTGTTTCTCCAGACGACAGTTGGCTACGCATGTGACGAACATAATGAAGAACATAATAAAGACCTCTCTGCAAAGAGGGCTGTCTATATCCGGATGCCTGCAAAAGCCTACAATTGCATGTAGGTATATAATGCATTTGTCAGATACGTCCTCTATGCATAAATGATATACCATCCGCATTGCAGGTCAAGATAGAGGCGTCCGTATAATACGTACACGCGACGCCCGACAAAGCCTAACCAGCTGAATTATTTCTATCACGACCACGAAGAAGTAACATGTGCAGAAGAAACATCACCACGATTCTccacgacaacaacaacaacgaggACCCTTTCGAGGACCTGCGCTGACAGGCACATCGTTCAATAACGAAGGTATCTAAAATGCTATCAGCCGATGCGTAATAATCTCCAGTGTGATGTCCTCTGCTTGAGAGACACATCGAAGTAGTAACAGCATCCGCCCTACCATACCTGGCATGAATTTAGTCACCGAACGCCATCATCGACAGCATGGTAGTGCTATTTTGTGAAGGCTGGTAAAAAAACAACCGCTGGTTCTTCCTTCTCTGTGGATAAATCCGCAGATACATCCCACAAGGTTGCAGAGTAAATTACACCCCTGCACTCTAAATGGACAGCTCTTATCTCTATGAGGATAGGCCTATGTCACCATATTTGAGACATACCCCTTCTCTGACGAAACAACTTTTAAAGGAAAGAAAGTGATAGAAAGTATCTCCATAGAGCCCAAAAAGACCTGAAATTCCTTGATTAAGTCAACAGACATGTCATCTAATTGCAAGAAAGCTTTGTCGACTATCCACAAAGTCAGAGGTGATCTAAAACTACAGCAAACCAAGTCGAACACCGCAAAAAGCTGAACCGTAAAAACTGTACAGTTTTTACAAAACTTTTAACCATGGTGGACCTAGAATCATGAATCTACATTCTAAAACCAGGAAAAGCGAAATGTTTCGACAACATCACAACTGAGCAGATCAAAAACTTTAGAACTGCGACAAGGAAGTGGCCCCGACAGCTCCTCAACCAGTATCTGGCAAACACACAAGCTCCCGAAAATCTGGAAGAAATCTCACGTGACTTTGAACGCCTAATACTCAACAGAGTCGCACCTGTTATCGATGAAACCGCATCCCTGAGCAAGCCGGCTTAACCCGCCCTGTCAAATCAACAACCAGCAAGTTTTCAACCTTACGCAGTACATCGAATAAAGTTCCAAGAAAGGAAAGGTGCCTGGGGGTGTATTCTTCGATTTATCAGCAGCTTACGATACAGTCAACCATCGATGTCTTCTAGACCCTGGCTGACAAAAGATACACAGTTAACAAAAGTGAtagagtttttggtatcacacaatagataatatttttctcattactatcctgaaatttgacactcacggtcgatgtatttccgggGAATTCACGCAAAACATGCTCaattacaggctaccagttgtatACCACTTCGGACTTCTGGGCAGGCATTATTATGAATGAAATCGTAATGTTCAGTTTCCccaacagctagtttggtttcgcgtcattcacattgtatgaaaagagcgaaccGCAATAACTGCTGAAGAGACTTCAGATCGACAACGAAACTATAAAGTTTTAAAACTTCCAACGTATTGGAAGCTGCCTCCGTGGCGCAGTTGGTTAGCGCATCGTATTTTTGTACAAGAGGTCCCCGGTTCAAAATCGGTTAGTGAGAGGTTTCTTTTTCTGCTCCATTTTTTGAACCCAAACttgtttacattcatttgaaatgtacgtaattattgcaaggggaaatatggGGGGAAAATGGGGGAAATGTCACCAGTGCAACTGCAACCACGCACGCACGGCACATGACGAACGTAATTGCGGCACATGTTGTTGCTTGccttcccagaatgcaattcacgcataccaagtattggattgcaaattttgctatttattcacatttacgcagaaaaacatctctcgttttttcacaaagctgcataaaggggacaatatttgatattatatgtaattttaaagacaatccatatccaaaaccaatagggttacccccctttaaggatAGACTCTTCTTTGTTGAGCTGGGAAACAAGAAGAGCAGATGACGTACGCTCAAGAATGGTCTTCCACAGGGAAATGTGCTTGCACCTCTCCTCATTAACGGCTACAACAACCAACCCTGTTCAATGTATCTATCTATGCTGACGATTTCCGTATTGGAGCTCAAGATGAAGATTCCACAGTTGTTGAAAACGTCTCTTCAATGTTCAGGATGAACTCATACCGTTCTATGAGGATAACCACCTACGAGCTATAGCCCATCAAAGACACAGGTGTGCCTCCCATATACTCAACCGTGAGGCCAAAATCCATCTCACGGTCACGTACATCCAGCACTTGAACTGTGACCACGCCCTGTTTATCTTGGAGTTACTCTGGACCAGGAGATGACAAAAGATATGCAGTTAACAGAACAGATGTTATCATGCTATAATAATCATGATGAGAAGACAAAGATGAAAGTCAGTTCAAGAAACAGCATCTCAACATCCCAAAGAAAAATAACCTTTTTAGCCTATTTTGTGAAGTATCCCAAAGTCTCTCGCTAGAAAGACACTTCTGGGTTATTATGCCAGGAGACCTCAGGCATGTCATATTAGGCATTAATAGGGGAAGATTGAGTATTCCAAAACACAGTAGGCCTATCAAGCAATAGGAGAGAGATATACCATTCAGTGCAATCGCACACCAACTTTGAATATTCCACATGCAAgtattgaggggggggggcaaaaaagaagggcggcggaagaagaaggagcGGCAAGGAGAATATAAAAAAATGCTGTGTAGAAGGGACGGGATAAAGTGAAAAAGGGtggaaaattattgaaaaggttttaaaaatattttattgttaaacgaCTTAAACTGTACCTCCAAATTTAGCCTTTGGTCGCCATCAGAATGATCACGGCCCGGCAGCAGGGCCGCCGCTATAGAAGTGGTGTTATATAATACTGCGAATGTTAATGTAGTTATATAatgaaaaatgttgaaaataaaaatgttgaccCCCTGCACACACATTTAAATGCCCTATAGCCTGTACACATGGAACTATATGGCACAACTGCATTTGAGCAAACACGAACCCGTGAAGTCCGATACCCATCCCAATCCACCCCtgcagaaaaggtaaattttgccgcccttcctcaacagcccaaaaaggttgacacTGTACATTACAGTGTTACACGAATTCAAACAAAAAGGATTGAACATTATGACTCTACGCACCACGACCTACCTGTTATTATGACTGTTTTGCCAGTTAGTTTGGTTCTACTTCCGCACATTCTACGCCATTGGTATTCCCGGAAATGAATGCAAGCAAAAATCAACGCGAAGAGTAACAATGCCACAAATACCTCCAATCCAAGTAACAGTGTAGAGAGCATGTTGTaatattttatccaaaaaaagacCTCAATTATTTAGGGAATAGTTGATACACGCGCGAAATGTTTTTGTTGTGTGACTGATCAACACAAAGTGAAGACACATCAGCAATCATTTCAtgatttgtatactatctacacACATAAACATATTTACATAGGTTATGCAAATAAAATGCATAACATCAGGTAGCATATGAACTCCAAAGCAAATAGGTATatttacataaccatgaattatgtaaaataCCATAGCAGATAGGTACAAAAATACttttatttacataacttttgtgtAGATTCCTTTACCGCAGCTATTAATATGTATTTTACTACATAGTTGTTATGTATTGTTTTACACAacttatgtaaaaaatacataacatttatgtaaCACATATgaacagatttcacaccaccaaatataattatatggttgtgcgcccttaatttcacttcaatttaagcattaaaatgggcaga is a window of Amphiura filiformis chromosome 2, Afil_fr2py, whole genome shotgun sequence DNA encoding:
- the LOC140146546 gene encoding retinol dehydrogenase 11-like, coding for MLSTLLLGLEVFVALLLFALIFACIHFREYQWRRMCGSRTKLTGKTVIITGGNAGIGKQAAIDLARRGASVIIGCRNPQKAEAAVNDIRQFSGNFKVYYRPLDLSSMSSVRAFAESFVQEHERLDILINNAGIVSGKPGERTSEGHDIVFGTNNFGHFLLTMLLLDVLKASDQSRVVNVTSRIHKLATNLDMTPLRDEQGRTVYPKLSGYACSKLGNILLTKELARRLQDTSVTSFSVSPGGVYTSLFQSGSNATYSLRDLLFQLLVRPVFWLVLMSEKVGAQTSIYCAVEESITKHSGGYFSNCQLATNESDLAKDEGLAKKLWEISCDVTAVSIT